One stretch of Streptomyces sp. R21 DNA includes these proteins:
- a CDS encoding amino acid adenylation domain-containing protein yields the protein MSQQQAGPALPPGADGVPARVTAYNDTAMDLPVGPLHELFAAQAARTPDATALVREERELTYRELDGAANALAGELIAAGVGPGDAVGLLFDRSLAYVITVLAVLKSGGVYVPLDPRQRAERQSWILDNTSAVLLVTDRPAGETEFAAHLPVLRLNDESVTAYGPADAPGVAVHPDQALYVMFTSGSTGTPKGVVNTHRNVVELALDPGFGTAAHERVLAYSPLAFDSSTYELWVPLLRGGLAVVLTSPKIDIGELGEAIARHDITAAYFTTALFDAMASEAIEGLARLREIWTGGDVLSATALQKVLDQCPDTTVVHVYGPTEATVFCSYQAFTPEVRTLERLHLGIPMANTAMYVLDGELRHTAPGESGELYVAGPHLAQGYSRRPDLTAERFTADPFGPAGSRMYRTGDLAAWNEHGEIVFGGRADQQIKLRGNRIEPGEIESVLSAHPSVAQAAVIVREDRPGDKRLVAYVVPAVEGVIDAAEVLRYAGQELVEYMVPSALVPLGTLPLTPNGKLDRRALPAPRAGATANGRAPRNGVEEVLCGLFAHALGLPSIGIDDDFFALGGHSLLATRLVSRVRTSLNAQLSLREFFKYPTAALLAQYIAADGGESARPELTAIEERPQLLPLSAAQQRLWFLDQLEGPSATYNIPLSVRVRGALDVGALEAAFTDVAGRHESLRTVFGTAEGQTYQRVLPADAVRVELPVTPASDATLEELLAAEAARTFDLASELPLRAQLFKLDEQDHVLLVVMHHIVSDGWSYQPLMRDLSTAYVTRSRGQRPAWEPLPVQYADYALWHHDLLGDAADEQSPAARQLSYWKEALAELPEEATLPAVRPRPAVASYRGATHTVHCPPHVHAALAQLARESGASVFMVAQAAVSTLLSRSGAGQDIPLGSPIAGRTDQKLDDLVGFFVNTLVLRTDLSGTPSFRELLTRVRETDLAAWAHQDLPFDRLVEAVNPDRSAARHPLFQVMLTLTDAATPTLVAEGLDAHAEFTWLQAAKFDLTFSFAEHRTADGEAGGLDITVEYATDLYDARTVEATADRLVRLLREAAATPDLPVGELELLSGGERRLLLEELAGPVTDTADAGLGELFAARVARTPDAVAVVHGGEELTYKELDEQANQVAHRLIAEGVRPGSRVALFQERSVHSVVTTLAVVKAGAVYVPLDTRYPVERIQLIVAQSSIGCFVTDTDLAGLQLPADARLFDVADLLDGTDASDPGVRVHADQPVYAMFTSGSTGVPKGVAVTHRGVADLAHQEMYANGNHARVLYHSPMAFDASTYEMWVPLLTGGALVVAPAGHLDTAAYQQLIAEHSITSLWLTAGLFRLIAEEAPEAFGGVREVWAGGDVVPPEAVRRVMDHNPGITVVNGYGPTETTTFAATHHIRRPFDYTGPVPIGEALDNHRLYVLDEHLRLVAPGTPGELYIAGAGLAQGYLDRPSLTAERFVADPFGPSGERMYRAGDLVRWNERGSLEYLGRADQQVKLRGFRIEPGEIESVLAAHPDVAQAVVAVREDRPGDKRLVAYVVPAGENGVDAAVLRRHTADALPEYMVPAAFVPLDAIPLTSNGKVDRKALPVPQLAGDTATGRAPRTPVEEVLCGLFAEILGLPSVTIDDHFFHLGGHSLLATRLISRIRAAFGVQMTVKDLFQGPTPTALADLVEQGAFDGEQSRRPGLRERARPARVPLSFGQARLWFLDQLEGPSATYNIPLALRLTGALDAEALRYALTDTVVRHESLRTVFSVSDGEPHQLLMPAAEVRVELPVTAAAEGDLDALVGAEAARTFDLEAELPIRAHLFEVGKQEHTLLVVMHHIVSDGWSTAPFLRDVAAAYAARVQGRVPEWEPLPVQYADYTLWQQELLAADGERQAEFWQQTLGELPEEATLPADRPRPATASFRGRTHSVQCPPALHEALTRLARETGTTLFMVAQAAVATALARSGAGTDIPIGAPIAGRTDQRLDDLVGFFVNSLVLRTDVDGDPTFRELLDRVRETDLAAWAHQDLPFDRLVEILNPERSTARHPLFQVALTLQDAAKPVLELPGVHTESGFTPLEIAKFDLTFSFHEHRTDDGRPDGLDLAIEYATDLYDARTVEGLADRLVRLLEAVVAAPELPVGELEFMGPEERERLLELGAGPVTDGAFPDAGLGELFAAQVARTPDAVAVASEERTLTYAELDAESDRFAERITGLGVGPESVVALMMERSADLLVAMLAVVKAGGAYAPLNPADPDARHIQILDELDAPVLITDRALADHPLVHRAQARDLVVDRKDLDDRPASGITASTHPDQWLYVMFTSGSTGVPKGVAVTHRGVADLARQRMYAGGDHQRVLFHSPHTFDASTYEIWVPWLTGGTVVVAPRGHLETDTLGELLDRYSITSLWLTAGLFRVMAEEVPEAFAGVREVWAGGDVVSPEAVRRLQEHCPDTTVVNGYGPTETTTFAATHRVRRPYDSPGTIPIGEALDNHRLYVLDPALRLVPAGAPGELYIAGAGLARGYVGRPSLTAERFVADPYGEPGTRMYRTGDLVRWNHEGSLEYLGRADQQVKLRGFRIELGEIEGALTAHPAVVQATVIVREDRPGDKRLVAYLVAAGDSVDLGDLRRHTAAALPEYMVPSAFVVLDAIPLTANGKIDRRALPAPQVIHDVIGRAPRNPQEEVLCGLFAAVLGLPSATIDDHFFHRGGHSLLATRLISRIRQAFGVQLGVKDLFRYPTVVALSERVTEGNGEPARAPLARAQERPERVPLSSSQQRLWFLDQMEGPSATYNIPMALRLTGELDFEALQSALTDLLARHESLRTVYPTHEGKAYQSVRPPEPVELPVVPVTADALAARLTALSATPFDLAAALPLRAHLLALGDREHVLLLVIHHIASDGWSNAPLFRDLAAAYTARAQGRVPEWEPLPVQYADYALWQQQLMEQDEERQLGFWRETLANLPEQATLPSDRPRPATASNRGSTHTVHGDAGLHQALTALAQDTGATFFMVAQAAVSTLLARSGAGQDIPLGSPVAGRTDQQLDDLVGFFVNTLVLRTDLSGAPSFRELLTRVREADLAAWNHQDLPFDRLVEILNPERTPARHPLFQVMLTLGDTSADAPELPGLETAYEFSKVEIAKFDLTFGFAEHRGAEGEPGGLDITVEYATDLYDASTIEATANRLVRLLVAATETPDLPVAELELLSDGERKLLLEDLAGPVTDSADSALGELFAAQAARTPDAVAVVHGGEELTYSELNERANRAAHRLIAEGVAPGSRVALFQERSVDAVVTTLAVVKAGAVYVPLDTRYPMERVQLIVEQSDVSFFVTDREPGAVRLPAGARLIPAGRAGGADTSDPQVRVHADQPVYAMFTSGSTGVPKGVAVTHRNVADLAHQRMYANGNHQRVLFHSPMAFDASTYEMWVPWLTGGALVVAPAGHLDTAAYQKLIAEQAITGLWLTAGLFRLIAEEAPGALAGVREVWAGGDVVPPEAVRRVMDHNPGITVVNGYGPTETTTFAATHHIRRPFDHDGAVPIGEALDNHRLYVLDPHLRLVPPGTPGELYIAGAGLAQGYLDRPSLTAERFVADPYGPAGERMYRTGDLVRWNERGSLEYLGRADQQVKLRGFRIEPGEIESVLAGHGSVAQAVVAVREDRPGDKRLVAYLVPVQDGDGIDVDDVKRRTAGLLPEYMVPSAFVLLDAIPLTSNGKVDRGALPAPQLSNDTATGRAPRTPREEVLCGLFAEILGLPSVTIDDHFFHLGGHSLLATRLVGRIRTVLAVEVSVATLFENPIVATLVEKLDGAKAARPILRPMRRMGATK from the coding sequence ATGTCCCAGCAGCAAGCCGGCCCCGCTCTGCCCCCCGGCGCCGACGGCGTGCCGGCCCGCGTCACCGCGTACAACGACACGGCGATGGACCTTCCCGTCGGCCCGCTGCACGAGCTGTTCGCCGCGCAGGCCGCCCGCACCCCCGACGCGACCGCCCTGGTCCGCGAGGAGCGCGAGCTGACCTACCGGGAGCTCGACGGCGCGGCCAACGCCCTCGCCGGGGAACTGATCGCCGCGGGCGTCGGCCCCGGCGACGCGGTCGGGCTGCTCTTCGACCGTTCTCTTGCCTACGTCATCACGGTCCTCGCCGTCCTCAAGAGCGGCGGCGTGTACGTGCCGCTGGACCCGCGCCAGCGCGCCGAGCGCCAGTCCTGGATCCTCGACAACACCTCCGCCGTCCTGCTGGTCACCGACCGCCCGGCCGGGGAGACGGAGTTCGCGGCCCACCTGCCCGTGCTCCGGCTGAACGACGAGAGCGTCACGGCGTACGGGCCGGCCGACGCGCCCGGCGTCGCGGTCCACCCCGACCAGGCGCTGTACGTGATGTTCACCTCCGGCTCCACCGGCACCCCCAAGGGCGTCGTCAACACCCACCGCAACGTGGTGGAGCTGGCCCTCGACCCCGGCTTCGGGACCGCCGCCCACGAGCGGGTCCTCGCCTACTCGCCGCTGGCCTTCGACTCCTCCACGTACGAGCTGTGGGTGCCGCTGCTGCGCGGCGGCCTCGCCGTCGTGCTGACCTCCCCGAAGATCGACATCGGTGAGCTGGGCGAGGCGATCGCCCGCCACGACATCACCGCCGCCTACTTCACCACCGCTCTCTTCGACGCCATGGCCAGCGAGGCCATCGAGGGCCTCGCCCGGCTGCGGGAGATCTGGACCGGCGGCGACGTGCTCTCCGCGACCGCCCTGCAGAAGGTCCTCGACCAGTGCCCGGACACCACGGTCGTGCACGTCTACGGCCCCACCGAGGCCACCGTCTTCTGCAGCTACCAGGCCTTCACCCCCGAGGTGCGCACCCTGGAGCGGCTGCACCTGGGCATCCCGATGGCCAACACCGCGATGTACGTCCTCGACGGGGAACTGCGCCACACCGCCCCCGGCGAGAGCGGCGAACTCTACGTCGCCGGACCGCACCTGGCGCAGGGCTACAGCCGCCGACCCGACCTGACCGCGGAGCGCTTCACCGCCGACCCGTTCGGCCCGGCCGGCAGCCGTATGTACCGCACCGGCGACCTGGCCGCCTGGAACGAGCACGGCGAGATCGTCTTCGGAGGCCGCGCCGACCAGCAGATCAAGCTGCGCGGCAACCGCATCGAGCCCGGCGAGATCGAGTCGGTCCTCAGCGCCCACCCCTCGGTCGCCCAGGCCGCCGTCATCGTCCGCGAGGACCGCCCCGGCGACAAGCGCCTGGTCGCCTACGTCGTCCCGGCGGTCGAAGGCGTCATCGACGCCGCCGAGGTGCTCCGGTACGCCGGCCAGGAGCTGGTCGAGTACATGGTCCCCTCGGCGCTCGTCCCGCTGGGCACACTGCCGCTCACCCCGAACGGCAAGCTGGACCGGCGCGCACTGCCCGCCCCCCGCGCCGGCGCCACGGCGAACGGCCGGGCTCCCCGCAACGGCGTCGAGGAGGTGCTGTGCGGTCTGTTCGCACACGCCCTCGGCCTGCCCTCGATCGGCATCGACGACGACTTCTTCGCCCTCGGCGGCCACTCGCTGCTCGCCACCCGCCTGGTCAGCCGCGTCCGCACCTCGCTGAACGCGCAGCTCTCGCTGCGGGAGTTCTTCAAGTACCCGACGGCGGCCCTGCTCGCGCAGTACATAGCCGCGGACGGCGGCGAGTCGGCGCGTCCCGAGCTGACGGCGATCGAGGAACGACCCCAGCTTCTCCCGCTGTCGGCCGCCCAGCAGCGGCTGTGGTTCCTGGACCAGCTGGAGGGCCCCTCGGCGACGTACAACATCCCGCTGTCCGTCCGGGTGCGCGGCGCCCTCGACGTCGGCGCGCTGGAGGCCGCGTTCACCGATGTGGCGGGCCGCCACGAGAGCCTGCGCACCGTCTTCGGCACGGCCGAGGGCCAGACCTATCAGCGGGTGCTGCCCGCCGACGCGGTCCGCGTCGAGCTGCCGGTCACTCCCGCGAGCGACGCGACGCTGGAGGAGCTGCTCGCCGCCGAGGCCGCCCGGACCTTCGACCTGGCGAGTGAACTCCCTTTGCGGGCACAGCTGTTCAAGCTCGACGAACAGGACCACGTGCTGCTCGTCGTGATGCACCACATCGTCTCCGACGGCTGGTCCTACCAGCCGCTGATGCGCGACCTGAGCACCGCCTACGTCACCCGCTCGCGCGGCCAGCGCCCCGCCTGGGAGCCGCTGCCGGTCCAGTACGCCGACTACGCGCTGTGGCACCACGACCTGCTCGGCGACGCGGCGGACGAGCAGAGCCCCGCCGCCCGCCAACTCTCGTACTGGAAGGAGGCGTTGGCGGAGCTTCCGGAGGAGGCCACGCTGCCGGCGGTCCGGCCGCGCCCGGCGGTCGCCTCCTACCGCGGCGCCACCCACACCGTGCACTGCCCGCCCCACGTCCACGCGGCGCTGGCACAACTGGCCCGCGAGTCCGGCGCCTCGGTGTTCATGGTCGCCCAGGCCGCCGTGTCGACGCTGCTCTCGCGCTCCGGCGCCGGCCAGGACATCCCGCTGGGCTCCCCGATCGCGGGCCGCACGGACCAGAAGCTCGACGACCTGGTCGGCTTCTTCGTCAACACCCTCGTCCTGCGCACCGACCTGAGCGGCACCCCGAGCTTCCGCGAGCTGCTGACCCGGGTGCGCGAGACCGACCTCGCGGCCTGGGCGCACCAGGACCTGCCCTTCGACCGCCTCGTCGAGGCCGTCAACCCCGACCGGTCGGCGGCCCGCCACCCGCTCTTCCAGGTCATGCTGACGCTGACCGACGCGGCCACGCCGACCCTGGTCGCCGAAGGCCTGGACGCACACGCCGAGTTCACCTGGCTGCAGGCCGCCAAGTTCGACCTCACCTTCTCCTTCGCCGAGCACCGGACGGCGGACGGCGAGGCGGGCGGCCTGGACATCACCGTCGAGTACGCCACCGACCTGTACGACGCCCGCACGGTCGAGGCCACCGCCGACCGGCTCGTACGTCTGCTCCGCGAAGCCGCCGCGACACCCGATCTCCCGGTCGGGGAGCTGGAGTTGCTGTCCGGGGGCGAGCGCAGGCTGCTCCTGGAGGAGCTGGCGGGCCCGGTCACCGACACGGCCGACGCCGGACTGGGCGAGCTGTTCGCCGCCCGGGTCGCGCGGACGCCGGACGCGGTGGCCGTCGTACACGGTGGCGAGGAGCTGACGTACAAGGAGCTGGACGAGCAGGCGAACCAGGTGGCGCACCGGCTGATCGCGGAGGGGGTGCGGCCGGGCAGCCGGGTCGCCCTCTTCCAGGAGCGGTCCGTGCACTCGGTCGTCACCACGCTCGCCGTGGTCAAGGCCGGCGCCGTGTACGTGCCGCTCGACACCCGCTACCCCGTCGAGCGCATCCAGCTGATCGTCGCCCAGTCGAGCATCGGCTGCTTCGTCACCGACACCGACCTCGCGGGGCTCCAACTCCCGGCCGATGCACGCCTGTTCGACGTCGCCGACCTGCTCGACGGCACGGACGCGAGCGACCCGGGCGTGCGCGTCCACGCCGACCAGCCGGTGTACGCGATGTTCACCTCCGGCTCGACGGGCGTCCCGAAGGGCGTCGCGGTCACCCACCGGGGCGTCGCCGACCTGGCGCACCAGGAGATGTACGCGAACGGCAATCACGCCCGCGTCCTCTACCACTCCCCGATGGCGTTCGACGCCTCCACCTACGAGATGTGGGTGCCCCTGCTGACGGGCGGCGCCCTGGTCGTCGCCCCCGCCGGGCACCTCGACACGGCCGCCTACCAGCAGCTCATCGCCGAGCACTCGATCACGAGCCTGTGGCTGACCGCCGGGCTCTTCCGGCTGATCGCCGAGGAGGCTCCCGAGGCCTTCGGCGGTGTGCGCGAGGTGTGGGCCGGCGGCGACGTCGTCCCGCCGGAGGCCGTGCGCCGGGTCATGGACCACAACCCGGGGATCACGGTCGTCAACGGCTACGGCCCGACGGAGACCACCACCTTCGCCGCCACCCACCACATCCGCCGCCCCTTCGACTACACCGGCCCCGTCCCCATCGGCGAGGCCCTCGACAACCACCGCCTCTACGTCCTCGACGAGCACCTGCGGCTGGTCGCCCCGGGCACCCCGGGCGAGCTGTACATCGCGGGCGCCGGTCTCGCCCAGGGCTACCTGGACCGGCCCTCGCTCACCGCCGAGCGTTTCGTCGCCGACCCGTTCGGCCCGTCCGGCGAGCGGATGTACCGGGCCGGCGACCTGGTGCGGTGGAACGAGCGAGGCTCCCTGGAGTACCTCGGGCGGGCCGACCAGCAGGTCAAGCTGCGCGGCTTCCGCATCGAACCCGGCGAGATCGAGAGCGTGCTCGCCGCGCACCCGGACGTCGCCCAGGCCGTCGTCGCCGTCCGCGAGGACCGGCCCGGCGACAAGCGCCTCGTCGCCTACGTGGTGCCCGCCGGGGAGAACGGTGTCGACGCGGCCGTACTGCGCCGGCACACCGCCGACGCGCTGCCCGAGTACATGGTCCCGGCGGCCTTCGTCCCACTGGACGCGATCCCGCTGACCAGCAACGGCAAGGTGGACCGCAAGGCCCTGCCCGTGCCGCAGCTCGCAGGCGACACCGCCACCGGGCGCGCGCCGCGCACGCCGGTCGAGGAGGTGCTGTGCGGGCTGTTCGCCGAGATCCTCGGCCTGCCGTCCGTCACCATCGACGACCACTTCTTCCACCTCGGCGGACACTCCCTCCTCGCCACCCGGCTGATCAGCCGCATCCGGGCCGCCTTCGGCGTCCAGATGACCGTCAAGGACCTTTTCCAGGGCCCGACACCGACCGCGCTCGCCGACCTGGTCGAACAGGGCGCCTTCGACGGTGAGCAGTCGCGGCGGCCGGGCCTGCGGGAGCGGGCGCGCCCGGCGCGGGTGCCGCTGTCGTTCGGCCAGGCGCGGCTCTGGTTCCTGGACCAGCTGGAGGGCCCCTCGGCGACGTACAACATCCCGCTCGCGCTGCGGCTGACCGGCGCCCTGGACGCGGAGGCGCTGCGGTACGCGCTCACCGACACGGTGGTCCGGCACGAGAGCCTGCGCACGGTGTTCTCGGTGTCCGACGGCGAGCCGCACCAGCTGCTGATGCCGGCCGCCGAGGTCCGCGTCGAGCTGCCGGTGACCGCCGCGGCCGAGGGCGACCTCGACGCGCTGGTCGGCGCCGAGGCCGCGCGCACCTTCGACCTCGAAGCCGAACTGCCCATCCGGGCCCATCTGTTCGAGGTCGGCAAGCAGGAGCACACGCTCCTCGTGGTCATGCACCACATCGTGTCCGACGGCTGGTCCACCGCCCCGTTCCTGCGGGACGTGGCCGCCGCCTACGCGGCCCGGGTGCAGGGCCGGGTGCCCGAGTGGGAGCCGCTGCCCGTGCAGTACGCCGACTACACGCTGTGGCAGCAGGAGCTGCTGGCGGCGGACGGGGAGCGGCAGGCCGAGTTCTGGCAGCAGACGCTGGGCGAGCTGCCCGAGGAGGCCACCCTCCCGGCCGACCGGCCGCGTCCGGCGACCGCGAGCTTCCGGGGCCGTACACACTCCGTGCAGTGCCCGCCCGCGCTGCACGAGGCGCTGACCCGGCTGGCCCGGGAGACCGGGACCACGCTGTTCATGGTGGCCCAGGCCGCGGTGGCGACCGCACTGGCCCGCTCCGGTGCCGGTACGGACATCCCCATCGGGGCGCCGATCGCGGGCCGCACCGACCAGCGCCTCGACGACCTGGTGGGCTTCTTCGTCAACAGCCTGGTGCTGCGCACCGATGTCGACGGGGACCCGACCTTCCGCGAGCTGCTCGACCGGGTCCGGGAGACCGATCTGGCGGCCTGGGCCCACCAGGACCTGCCGTTCGACCGGCTCGTCGAGATCCTCAACCCCGAGCGCAGCACCGCCCGCCACCCGCTCTTCCAGGTGGCCCTCACCCTCCAGGACGCGGCCAAGCCCGTCCTCGAACTCCCGGGCGTGCACACCGAGTCGGGCTTCACCCCGCTGGAGATCGCCAAGTTCGACCTGACCTTCTCCTTCCACGAGCACCGCACGGACGACGGCCGGCCCGACGGCCTGGACCTGGCCATCGAGTACGCGACGGACCTGTACGACGCCCGGACCGTCGAAGGGCTCGCGGACCGTCTGGTACGGCTGCTGGAAGCGGTCGTCGCCGCGCCGGAACTGCCGGTCGGTGAACTGGAGTTCATGGGCCCCGAGGAGCGGGAGCGGCTGCTGGAGCTCGGCGCCGGGCCGGTCACCGACGGCGCCTTCCCGGACGCGGGCCTCGGGGAGCTGTTCGCCGCGCAGGTGGCCCGTACGCCGGACGCGGTCGCCGTGGCGTCCGAGGAGCGCACCCTCACCTATGCCGAACTCGACGCCGAGTCCGACCGGTTCGCGGAGCGGATCACCGGCCTCGGGGTCGGCCCCGAATCCGTCGTCGCCCTGATGATGGAGCGCTCGGCCGATCTCCTGGTCGCCATGCTCGCGGTCGTGAAGGCGGGCGGCGCCTACGCGCCCCTCAACCCGGCCGACCCGGACGCCCGCCACATCCAGATCCTCGACGAACTCGACGCGCCGGTCCTGATCACCGACCGGGCGCTGGCCGACCATCCGCTGGTCCACAGGGCGCAGGCCCGGGACCTCGTCGTCGACCGCAAGGACCTCGACGACCGGCCGGCGTCGGGGATCACCGCCTCCACCCACCCCGACCAGTGGCTGTACGTCATGTTCACCTCGGGCTCGACCGGCGTCCCGAAGGGCGTCGCCGTCACCCACCGGGGCGTCGCCGACCTGGCCCGCCAGCGGATGTACGCGGGCGGCGACCACCAGCGGGTCCTCTTCCACTCCCCGCACACCTTCGACGCCTCGACCTACGAGATCTGGGTGCCGTGGCTGACCGGCGGCACGGTCGTCGTGGCGCCCCGGGGCCACCTGGAGACCGACACGCTGGGCGAGCTGCTCGACCGGTACTCGATCACGAGCCTGTGGCTGACAGCCGGGCTGTTCCGGGTGATGGCCGAGGAGGTGCCGGAGGCCTTCGCCGGGGTCCGGGAGGTGTGGGCGGGCGGTGACGTCGTCTCGCCGGAGGCGGTGCGGCGGCTCCAGGAGCACTGCCCGGACACCACCGTCGTCAACGGCTACGGGCCGACCGAGACGACCACCTTCGCCGCCACCCACCGCGTCCGCCGCCCTTACGACTCCCCCGGCACGATCCCGATCGGCGAGGCCCTCGACAACCACCGCCTCTACGTCCTCGACCCCGCGCTCCGGCTCGTTCCGGCCGGTGCGCCCGGCGAGCTGTACATCGCCGGGGCCGGTCTGGCGCGCGGCTATGTGGGCCGCCCGTCGCTGACCGCCGAACGGTTCGTCGCCGACCCGTACGGCGAGCCGGGCACCCGGATGTACCGCACCGGGGACCTGGTCCGCTGGAACCACGAGGGCTCCCTCGAGTACCTCGGCCGGGCCGACCAGCAGGTCAAGCTGCGCGGCTTCCGCATCGAACTCGGCGAGATCGAGGGCGCGTTGACCGCGCACCCGGCGGTCGTCCAGGCCACCGTGATCGTCCGCGAGGACCGGCCCGGGGACAAGCGGCTCGTCGCCTACCTCGTGGCCGCCGGGGACAGCGTGGACCTGGGCGATCTGCGCCGGCACACCGCTGCGGCGCTCCCCGAGTACATGGTCCCGTCGGCCTTCGTCGTCCTCGACGCGATTCCGCTCACCGCCAACGGCAAGATCGACCGGCGCGCGCTGCCCGCCCCGCAGGTCATCCACGACGTCATCGGACGCGCGCCGCGCAATCCGCAGGAGGAGGTGCTGTGCGGCCTGTTCGCGGCCGTGCTCGGGCTGCCCTCGGCCACCATCGACGACCACTTCTTCCACCGCGGCGGCCACTCCCTGCTCGCCACCCGTCTCATCAGCCGCATCCGCCAGGCCTTCGGCGTACAGCTCGGCGTCAAGGACCTCTTCCGGTACCCGACCGTGGTCGCACTGTCCGAGCGCGTCACCGAGGGCAACGGCGAGCCGGCCCGGGCGCCGCTGGCCCGGGCGCAGGAGCGCCCGGAGCGGGTGCCGCTCTCCTCGTCCCAGCAACGGCTGTGGTTCCTGGACCAGATGGAGGGCCCATCGGCGACGTACAACATCCCGATGGCCCTGCGGCTGACGGGCGAACTGGACTTCGAGGCCCTGCAGTCGGCCCTCACCGACCTGCTCGCCCGGCACGAGAGCCTGCGCACGGTCTACCCGACCCACGAGGGGAAGGCCTACCAGTCGGTGCGGCCGCCCGAGCCGGTCGAGCTGCCCGTCGTCCCCGTCACCGCCGACGCACTCGCCGCCCGCCTCACCGCCCTCTCGGCCACCCCTTTCGATCTGGCCGCCGCCCTCCCGCTCCGCGCCCACCTGCTGGCCCTCGGCGACCGGGAACACGTCCTGCTCCTGGTCATCCACCACATCGCCTCCGACGGCTGGTCCAACGCCCCCCTCTTCCGCGATCTGGCCGCCGCCTACACGGCCCGCGCCCAGGGGCGGGTGCCGGAGTGGGAGCCGCTGCCGGTCCAGTACGCCGACTACGCGCTGTGGCAGCAGCAGCTGATGGAGCAGGACGAGGAGCGCCAACTCGGCTTCTGGCGCGAGACGTTGGCGAACCTGCCGGAGCAGGCCACCCTGCCGTCCGACCGCCCCCGTCCGGCCACCGCCTCCAACCGGGGCAGCACCCACACCGTGCACGGCGACGCCGGGCTCCACCAGGCGCTCACCGCGCTGGCCCAGGACACCGGCGCGACCTTCTTCATGGTCGCCCAGGCGGCGGTGTCCACGCTCCTCGCCCGCTCGGGCGCCGGGCAGGACATCCCGCTCGGCTCCCCGGTCGCCGGCCGCACGGACCAGCAACTGGACGACCTGGTCGGCTTCTTCGTCAACACGCTCGTCCTGCGCACCGATCTGAGCGGCGCCCCGAGCTTCCGCGAGCTCCTGACCCGGGTCCGCGAGGCCGACCTCGCCGCCTGGAACCACCAGGACCTGCCCTTCGACCGGCTGGTGGAGATCCTCAACCCCGAGCGCACCCCCGCCCGGCATCCGCTCTTCCAGGTCATGCTCACCCTCGGCGACACGTCGGCCGACGCACCCGAACTCCCGGGCCTGGAAACGGCGTACGAGTTCTCGAAGGTGGAGATCGCCAAGTTCGACCTCACCTTCGGCTTCGCGGAGCACCGGGGTGCGGAGGGCGAGCCCGGCGGCCTGGACATCACCGTCGAGTACGCCACCGACCTCTACGACGCGAGCACCATCGAGGCCACCGCGAACCGGCTCGTACGGCTGCTGGTCGCGGCCACCGAGACGCCTGACCTGCCCGTCGCAGAACTGGAGTTGCTGTCCGACGGCGAGCGCAAGCTCCTGCTGGAGGACCTGGCGGGTCCGGTGACCGACTCCGCGGACTCCGCGCTGGGCGAGCTGTTCGCCGCCCAGGCCGCCCGGACCCCGGACGCGGTGGCCGTCGTACACGGCGGCGAAGAGCTGACGTACAGCGAGCTGAACGAGCGCGCGAACCGTGCGGCGCACCGGCTGATCGCGGAGGGGGTGGCGCCCGGCAGCCGGGTCGCCCTCTTCCAGGAGCGGTCCGTGGACGCGGTGGTCACCACGCTCGCCGTGGTGAAGGCCGGCGCGGTGTACGTGCCGCTCGACACCCGCTACCCGATGGAGCGCGTCCAGCTCATCGTCGAGCAGTCCGACGTCTCCTTCTTCGTCACCGACCGCGAACCCGGAGCGGTTCGACTGCCCGCGGGCGCCAGGCTGATCCCGGCCGGGCGGGCGGGCGGGGCCGACACGAGCGACCCGCAGGTCCGGGTGCACGCGGACCAGCCGGTGTACGCCATGTTCACCTCCGGCTCGACCGGCGTCCCGAAGGGCGTCGCGGTCACCCACCGCAATGTCGCCGACCTCGCCCACCAGCGGATGTACGCGAACGGCAACCACCAACGGGTGCTGTTCCACTCGCCGATGGCCTTCGACGCCTCGACCTACGAGATGTGGGTGCCGTGGCTCACCGGCGGCGCGCTGGTCGTCGCCCCGGCCGGGCACCTCGACACCGCCGCGTATCAGAAGCTCATCGCCGAACAGGCCATCACCGGCCTCTGGTTGACGGCGGGACTCTTCCGCCTGATCGCCGAGGAAGCCCCCGGGGCTCTCGCCGGTGTCCGTGAGGTGTGGGCCGGCGGCGACGTCGTACCGCCCGAGGCCGTGCGCCGCGTGATGGACCACAACCCGGGCATCACGGTCGTCAACGGCTACGGCCCCACGGAGACCACCACGTTCGCCGCGACGCACCACATCCGCCGCCCCTTCGACCACGACGGCGCGGTCCCCATCGGCGAGGCGCTCGACAACCACCGCCTGTACGTGCTGGATCCGCATCTGAGGCTGGTTCCGCCGGGCACCCCCGGCGAGCTGTACATCGCGGGCGCCGGTCTCGCCCAGGGCTACCTGGACCGGCCCTCGCTCACCGCCGAGCGGTTCGTCGCCGACCCGTACGGTCCGGCGGGCGAGCGGATGTACCGCACCGGTGACCTGGTGCGATGGAACGAGCGGGGCTCCCTGGAGTACCTCGGGCGGGCCGACCAGCAGGTCAAGCTGCGCGGCTTCCGCATCGAACCCGGCGAGATCGAGAGCGTGCTGGCGGGCCATGGCTCGGTCGCCCAGGCGGTCGTGGCCGTCCGCGAGGACCGGCCCGGCGACAAGCGCCTCGTCGCCTACCTCGTGCCGGTGCAGGACGGCGACGGGATCGACGTCGACGACGTGAAGCGGCGGACTGCCGGGCTGCTGCCCGAGTACATGGTCCCGTCCGCGTTCGTCCTGCTCGACGCGATCCCGCTGACCAGCAACGGCAAGGTGGACCGGGGGGCCCTGCCCGCCCCTCAGCTCAGCAACGACACCGCCACCGGACGCGCACCCCGCACCCCCCGGGAAGAAGTGCTCTGCGGTCTGTTCGCCGAGATCCTCGGCCTGCCGTCCGTCACCATCGACGACCACTTCTTCCACCTCGGCGGACACTCCCTCCTCGCCACCCGGCTGGTGGGACGCATCCGCACCGTGCTGGCGGTCGAGGTGTCCGTGGCGACCCTCTTCGAAAACCCGATCGTGGCAACGCTCGTCGAGAAGCTCGACGGCGCCAAGGCCGCAAGGCCCATATTGCGGCCGATGCGCCGGATGGGAGCGACCAAGTGA